The genomic interval TCTCGGCGTGGCCCCACAGGAGGCCCCTGTCCTCTTCCTCTACCAGGACCTGGAGCACCTCGCCCAGGAACCGGCGCCGCGCCGCCCGCGACCAGCCGGCGGCGAGATCGGCGAGCTCCGCCGCCCGTTGCGCCGCCACCTCCGCTGGCACCGGCGGGCGTAACCCCGCCGCCGGGGTCCCCGGCCGAGGGGAGAACCGGAAGATGTGGACGTTCAGGGGCTCAAGGTCGGCGAGGAGCTCCGCCGTGCGCCGGAACGCGGCATCGTCCTCCCCGGGGAACCCGACCATCACGTCCGCGCCCAACGTCGCCCGGGGCACGGCAGCGAGAAACGTCTGGGCCCGCTCCCGGTACTCGGCCGCGGTGTACGCCCGCCCCATCCGCTGGAGGGCCCGGTCGTCGCCGGATTGCAGGGGCAGGTGGAGGTACGGGCACAGCCGCGGTTCCCGGGCGAACAGGGCGACGAGCTCGCCCGACACCCCCTCTGGGTTGAGGGAACTGAGGCGGAACCGGACCCCGTCCACCTGGAGGAGTTCCCGCAGGAGGTCGACGAGGGACGGCCGATTGGGCAGGTCCTGGCCGTACTGGGCGAGGTTGATGCCCACGATGACGATCTCCCGATGGCCGGCGCGGGCGAGGGCCGCCGCCTCATCCCGGGCCACGGCCGGGGTCTTGCTGCGCAGCGGGCCCCGCACCTGCCACGTGCGGCAGAACGCGCAGCCCACCGTGCAGCCGTCCTGGACCTTGAGCAGGGCCCGCGCCCGTTCCGCAGGCCCCACCACCCGCTCCTCGTCCATGGGGATCCAGCCCCCGTCGGGGGGCGGCCGACCTTGCAGGAAGGCCTCGATCCACGAGCGCAGCCGGGCCTTGTCCCGGTTGCCCACCACGAGGTCGGCCCCGGCGGCACGGAGGCGTGCCCCGGCCCCGTCCGCCCCGCACCCCACGGCGACCACGAGGGCCTGGGGATGCTCCCGCTTGAGCCGACGTACGCGCTGGCGCGCTTTGCGGTCGGCGAGAGAGGTGACGGTACACGTGTTCACCACGTGCAGCTCACCCGCGTAGGGGAGATCGGCCAGCTTCTCCTGGAGGAGCTGGGCTTCGTACTGGTTCACGCGGCAACCCAAGGAATGGACAAAGACCTTCATTCTGCACGGCGCCCCGGTTCCATCAAAATGTTGCCCAGGAACACAGTCCCCTGGGGTCGATACCTAGAGTTTACCTTCAGGAGGGGAGCTTGCCCAGTATTTTCGTAACGATTCACGCAGCCCTTGGCTCCTCGATATGGATGGAGAACGGCTCGCTGCACACGAACCTGAGCTCGGCGGCCCTTAGATCCGGGGCTGACTCTGGATTGAACATGTTCGGGTTGAGCATCCCCTGAAGCACGGGAACAAGGTGAAGAAAATGTGAAGCGCTAACTAGAGAACCCGTTCGTCTGGCTGGATTCCGTGTGCCGTTCCACGGTGAACCGGTACAGCTGGCATGGCGCGTCCGGGGGCAGGCCGGCCTTGAGCTTGGCAATCCAGAGCTGCTCCTCCACCGTGTCCACCCCGGGGAGGTCGGGGAGGAGTAGCCCCCGCCGCCACCCGCTCTCCACGATCACCCCGTACCGCTTGGGGTCGAGGTCCCTCGCGGTGCACGGCTCGGGCGGGGACAGGACGTCCACCGACACGTCGAGCTCCGGCAGTTCCTCCGGCTGCACCGGGGGGAACCTAGGATCGGCGGTGGCCGCGCGGATCGCGTTCTCGATGATCTCCTCGGCCAAGTTGGGCTCGGTGGGAAGGTAGGTCCCGATGCAGCCGCGGAGCTCCCCCCGCTTCTTCAGGGACACGAACGCCCCCGCCTGCCGGGCGAGGAGCTCCGGCGCCAGGTCTGGCGGGGGCGAGAACCGGCGGCGATCCCGCACGTAGGCGACGATGCTCGATCGGGCCAAAGCCACGTAGGGATCAGGATTCCTCACGGAGTGAAGGGTATCCAACCCGCCCCCGCTGTCAACCCCGGTTTGACGTACCCACCCGGGACGGGCTAACCTCATGTTGGACATGCGTCGGGTCGGTATCAGCATTGGCCTTGTGTTGATCGGGGTGGCGGTGGCCCTGTTCTTCCTGTATTCCCGAACCGATGTGGAGC from Candidatus Acetothermia bacterium carries:
- a CDS encoding MiaB/RimO family radical SAM methylthiotransferase: MKVFVHSLGCRVNQYEAQLLQEKLADLPYAGELHVVNTCTVTSLADRKARQRVRRLKREHPQALVVAVGCGADGAGARLRAAGADLVVGNRDKARLRSWIEAFLQGRPPPDGGWIPMDEERVVGPAERARALLKVQDGCTVGCAFCRTWQVRGPLRSKTPAVARDEAAALARAGHREIVIVGINLAQYGQDLPNRPSLVDLLRELLQVDGVRFRLSSLNPEGVSGELVALFAREPRLCPYLHLPLQSGDDRALQRMGRAYTAAEYRERAQTFLAAVPRATLGADVMVGFPGEDDAAFRRTAELLADLEPLNVHIFRFSPRPGTPAAGLRPPVPAEVAAQRAAELADLAAGWSRAARRRFLGEVLQVLVEEEDRGLLWGHAENYLWVGVRGARTAPRGTMVATRLVQVDEGHMLGVMIDR
- the amrA gene encoding AmmeMemoRadiSam system protein A, whose product is MRNPDPYVALARSSIVAYVRDRRRFSPPPDLAPELLARQAGAFVSLKKRGELRGCIGTYLPTEPNLAEEIIENAIRAATADPRFPPVQPEELPELDVSVDVLSPPEPCTARDLDPKRYGVIVESGWRRGLLLPDLPGVDTVEEQLWIAKLKAGLPPDAPCQLYRFTVERHTESSQTNGFSS